Genomic window (Temnothorax longispinosus isolate EJ_2023e chromosome 3, Tlon_JGU_v1, whole genome shotgun sequence):
ATATTTGCAAACATATGTTGCagttatattatcaatttcaGCTGTCGTATAGAACAAGCATTGCTCAAAAATACGGTACAAGGTATTGCATCTTCTACCGAAAGAAATTCGATATTATATCAAGGGATAATCAACGGCTTTAATATGTACAAAAGAGCAATCGAGttcgtaatttttatgtttatgattacaatttttttattctataatacGATTTGTCTTCGAatcctttaatttttcaataaatgaaGAGGGTGCACAAGGCCGGTTTTTAACTCCCTCTGAATTTCATTCtataaaatatcagaaaacattttatttttgtaagaacTATTGAAATCAAGTAACTTTAGCCTAAACGTATGTATTTTGACGCTTGTTTATCCTATAACTCTAATTAATCCCATTTTTACCATCAACGCTTCTTTTCCTTACATTTGTGTGTGTTGTGTTACATTTGggtatgtaaaataaaaattaaatatttcataatcttTAGTATCAACATTCTTGTAgcacaatttttctaaaataaaaatacgtcaAAATACGTCTGTTTAGGCTAAAATCATCTGATTTTAATAGTTCTTACAAGATTAAAATTCTGAGTTTCTGATATTTTAGAATGAAATTCAGAGGGGGCCAAAAACCGGCCGTATGAATCCTTCTCCTTTATATAACTTATGAGATTTTATGCGAGAAGTCGTATAAATcattaacatatatgtaattgACAATAGTTATTTACAGTCAATTACGTAAGTATATTTTCTCTATGATGCGTATTATAAAGATTTGTTATTTAAGGTTTATCGAAATGTTGAAAAGATGTCATAACTGGGCCTATTCATTACTGTTGCCCTTAGTGGTACTATCTCTGAGCATTAATCTTTATCGCgtgagtaattattaatatacatatcatgtcatacaataattaacatattttgacCGGAAGTATTATCTACTGACATGATATCTGTTTATATCTGTATTGTATCCGTAAATACAACTGTTATACTATTTTTCCCTCCTTCGAAAacaaattagttttatttacgtGCTACAGTTTTCTCGATTGATAGCATCCAAGGAATATTCCGAGCTGATCATTAGTTTTCTATACATCCTTGGCCATTTTTGGTACATGTTTTTCTATAACTACTTGGGACAGAAAGTGATCGATCATAGCAGTGATGTTTTTCACAGAATGTGAGTATTGCATccatttatctttaattgatTACAATCCTATAGAAGTTCCTTTGTTATCTATAggtctatttattttacttatactTATATCAGGATATTATATGCAAGGAAAATGAATGGGTTATATCACTCGATAAATAAAgggttaaagaaaaataaatcccTAACGTTATCGAAACTTTcagttatataattctttgataacaatattttagataCAACGTGCAATGGTATCTAGCTCCGTTGAAAGCGCAGAAGTTATTGATGCTTGTGATGCAAAGGAGCATGCGACATTGCATAATCGTCATTGACGGCTTATTCATTCCGTCGTTCGAGGGATTTGCCACGGTAAATTTCGGCACTTATAATAATCCTTTATCGAACAGTTTTCCTTTAGATttgctataatttatatttcagcTTACAAGCACGTCAATTTCGTACTTTGCGGTTATTCTTTCCCTCTTTTGATTAtccacaataaaataaaaattgaagctTAAAATTCTACGATGCAAGTAGTTTTctagtatatttatatcatgCCTGTTATAtagtgatataataatacaaatgcaATTTATCTACTAAATTGTTTTCACTaactgtataaaataaactagaaaaatataatgttggTTTAGCGATATCACTCTTCAAACACATTTTGATTGCTCTTCCGTagaatatgatataattaacatttcttttcCATTATATTCACAGTAACAATACGAATAtaagtttttctattattacaagGAAGATGACTAACGCGATCACTTCACGCGGAAATAAGGAAATGAAGGCATGTGACTTTGGCGACAGAACACGAATCTAAAGCGCCTGCGTCGAAAAAAATGGAGAAAATTGTGTATATTATCACCCCCCATCATGTTGCACTGCCAGCAAGAATGGATTATTTATCTACAATTCACTCtaaaaactattttctttcattattctatatacatatgcatgaCATAATGCATATAATGACTGTAAAATtgtctcttttttaaatttctgataGCAGCTACGCTATTTCTTTTCgcgaaaattgcatttaaactATCTATCGTTCTCAGCgttttgtaaaagaaaatattacacaatacttataaatattagtaGACACGAGAATCTCTATATAAGTTATCGGTGGAACAGTATCTCGAGTATCGTGCAAACATGGACTTTGCTGGGAGTCGTTACTATAGAATCAATCAAATACTATTAACTTGCCTTGGACTATGGCCATATTATACACAACGCACGAAATACGTCTATTGCATATTTGTGTTTCTCCTTCTTTTATctagtatattttttcaggTTTGTCGTCGATCAGATCAATCCGGGTTCGATATTTGTTTACAGCTAGTTGTTTATTCTTATTGTTTTCgtgattttaattgttttgtgattaataatttgttatgatatatatctaatgtattttttttattttattatttgtcagtAATCTTTTTCGATCGGTTTTAAAAGTAcgacataaattaatttgagacttcatattattattacttttacaatatttcatattaatttaaatgtcaaGATTTTAAAACTTAGTATTCATatcagatatataaatatcatattagaTTAGCACATAAATTATCGTCATATGTAGCACACAAATATTTCTACTAATTCATTGGATGAATACTGCGCATATAATTCTAGTTATCATCGTTTATCACTAATAAGTACAGCGTAGATCTTCTTTTAAATGGTTTCTCGACCATCGGACTTGCAATATATTGCACACTTAAGTATTTTACTACGTATATTAATGGCAGTAAAGTAAGTTTACGAACAGTATGATCGATTTCTATAAACGCGATCAAATCGTATAAAGTACATCCTGAAAAATCAAGCAGCTTCTTCTCGTGCACATATAGTTAAGATACATCTGGATTATCAATGTCTTGTTTTAGTTGAAAGAGCTTATGGAACAAGTGCGGAATGATTGGAATTCTctaaaagaggaagaggaacttaaaataatacacaatcGCGCTAATGTCGGAAGATCCTGTATAATCGCTTTGTTAAGTGAGTAATAGAATTGACATGCAAAACATTTTGAATTACAGTACGATCAcgggataaaaattaaaattgaaattagaatatatatgattGTTGCAGTATGGCTGTACTCAACGTTCTTTCTCCTTGttttaatacttatttcaccaaatattcttaatatcgTGATGCCATTAAACGAATCGCGACAATCGTGGCAGCTTCCTACCACaatggaattttttattgatcgGGAGAAATACATCGaattattaacattgtatTTGTTCGTGACAGCTTTTATCGGTCTTAGCACGATGATAAGCAAAGAAATGTTCTTGCTAATGTATGTGCAACACACATGTGCGATGTTTCAAATCACTAGGTAATGCACTcttaaatactaataaagGAACTATAAACATGTTGTTTTGATTCAATATATCATGACATAATTGCATTTTAGTTATCGAATCGAACGTACTGTAAACAAAAACCATACGAAATCGTTAATCTCTGCAGAAAAATTCAATAGTCATAAAAGCATCGTGGAGGCTATCGATAGTCATCAAAACGTTATCAAGTTGGTATTGCAATTTATAAGATTCTTTCAGGAATAATTCTCAAgagtgtaaaaaattttatacgacacgaaactattttatattctaaaactGTTCTACTAATCTGTTTTTATACTACTTTtctatacttttatataatatagtgcATATGTTATGGATATTTGTTTACGagtgaacatttttttttctaagaatTCAAATTCGTATTACTATGTGATAATTCTGAGgtaatctttttcttcgccagtaataattaacaaaggaGATGATTTAATTCGATCCAACtagtcatttattaatataatattcaaatactCAACGTTTCGACCATGGTTTgtggtccttatcaagtgtaaactaaattatagatttacaATGAGCTCTGAGGAACCTCTTAATTCCCTCGGTGCTCTTTGTACATCGGAACCAATCACGAAACCGCACTGAGTTCTTTGAGACAACGTCACCGTTACAGAAGCAGTAACAAACAGCTATTGGCTGTCAATTAGGATTGACCGTTTCTCTCTGTACTCCATGTACATCGGGACGATATGCGATGATCTTTGAGACAATGGTGCCGTTGCAAGAAGCTTTTTAACCTCGAAGACATACtgaatataaatgcaatatgaAAATCcgtaatttgaattatttttgttatattatcagtttttataattaagagGTTTCATAGAACAACCTTGTTGTAAATCTATAACTTAATTTGATAAGGaccacttgataaggaccacACCATAGTCGAAGACTAGTTGGATCGAAACgttgtgtatttaaatattatattaataagtgGCCAGTTGAATCGAGTTAAACCATCTCCTTATGTGATAATTGTTCAAGGTTCGTCGATTCCCTCAAATCCACTTTCTCAGTTACTCATTTATTTGCGATTTCTATCGGCGTTGCATCGTTAAGCATCAATCTATATCTTGTGAGTTTGTAAACCTTCTAGTTATACCATTAACATCGTATAACGATTTTTGAAAAGTTGCAAGTTCCGTAGTTTTGCGAGAGCATCATGGCGAAAGATATTGGCAGTACGAGCATGTTGTTCTTATACGTTGCCACTCATTTTGgctacatgtttttttttaactacattGGTCAGTTAGTAATAGATCATAGCAACGATGTATTTAAGAAAATGTGAGTGTAGAAAAAATACGAGATTTTtcagttaaatatatatccaaaGTTTGTGTAATCGCACATAatggattaatattaatatggatTAATATATGATATCACAGATGCAACACTCGATGGTACGCGGCTCCATTGAACACGCAAAAATGTCTCATGATGATAACGCACCGAAGTATGAAGACTTCCACATTGATGGTTTGCCTTGGCCTGTTCTTGCCGTCTTTGGAAGGTTTCACTACGGTAAAACGAGCAACTTACGTATAGGAAatcttacaaattttatatttttatatgcccTATTGCAGCTCGTCAGCTCGTCGTTATCATACTTTATGGTAATTTATTCTGTGCGCCGATAGCAATCACAGGATGTAAGTAGTAATAATCCACCATTGTGATTGATAAACACTTTTACGAAGGAAAATAGTGTTAGATAAGAAGTAACATCTCTAAACTGTCAGGAACTTGGAATCTATTGTATATCCGTTTATACTCAAACATCCTGATATTAAACTAAATGCGAGctaatatatttctctaaataattaaaataaattctcaatGTTGAATAATCTATACGACTTGATTTATCTTATCCGCTCGCAATGAAAGCAATCTTAAACAAAAGTCAGTTAAAgcgcgaaaataaaatatatccatttaagtacacatacacatagaCTGACTATACCGCGATTATATGGAAGATTATGtagtttttaaatgcattttacaATGTGCAAAATTATGCACGTTTATGCATTGTGACAACACATAACGCGATTAACCGTCAAGATTGCTTTAGTTTGTGAAGTCCTATTGTAAATCCTGATTTTAATCTTGATAAGCGTAGATGCTTGAGCAGACTCCTTTGACATCGTGTGTTGCCACGCGATATGTCTTATCTAAACTGCGAATGTAATGTCTCTATTCCACGAGTAGCTTCTAACTGGGAGCACTATCGGCATCGCTTATAAGTACGAAGAACGCATGCAACTCGTCGCGCACAAATCTCCTCGAGCGTACCAAGGCAGAAATTAGCGCGTCCCGCATCGTATTTCACAGCTGTCGGCTAGTAGTCGACTACTTTGTCTAATAACACATTCAATTCGCACAATTCTGATTCGGGCGTAATAAAGAGCTACATTTTTTATGCGTTCTCATTTCACTTGAAACCCATTTGCATACATTCGTGCGTAAATTCGAATTAAGacttaaaagttaaaaataacattagaaaatcaaatattactttttgtacataatatatgtaaagtatATGTAAAAAGTCAGctcataaaaattgttattaattacaactgggtttataataaacatcgcgtttaatattaaaaaagcagtcgcatataatgataaaatatgaagaaagataaacataaatatgtatatatatttgtactcTAAAAGGCATAAAAATATGTCTTCatctattatcttttatttatagccTTCTTTCTCGCAAATGTCGATTGTTATTATCGAGAATAATCTGTGAATAATGGGAGAAAGGTCATCTCTCTTTCGATCTCCGTAACTCTCCCCTTCGAGAGATCTACGATCTTTTAGTGCATTCTCCACTGGTCTCGTTAAATACGCTCTCTTCCACCGAAAACCTCCTTCGTCTTACCCTCGGTGTAACAAATGTGCGGTAGTACTGTGAAGAATAGAACTGTCGGACGTAGAGCGTACATAATGCGTTAAGATCCTCTTCAGTTTAGTGTTCGATAGGGATATTAgctaatgattttttaatcgcgaactattataaaaaaaattgtacaattgCAGTTACATTAATGAAGAGAATTTTTAACTTGAGTTTTTAGCTACTCGAATTTCTTGCCATTTTGTTGATTCATTGTACCGTTTGACACGTTAGAGAAGGAAAACGGAAAGGAGATCCCAAAAGGGGTTTGTTGTTACTTCGAAAGTCATCCCCTCGAAAGTCATCCCCTCGTCAACATGGCGATGCAACGCGCGGCATTATCGCATCGGTATAACACTTTTTCTTCCCCACGGCAGTTTCCTAAGATAAGCGAATCCCTTCTCAAGGAAAATTCCTTTGTTACCTCACGTCAACTGGCCTAGGAGGGCAAACTATCGTACGGGGCTCCGACAAAAGTGGAGCGTGTATAAAGGCGTGTCGAAACTTGTTACTCGCGCGAGTGCTTTCGTGACTATCTGCCGAGCTGTGCAGTCTTGTACAAGTTGCCTTTACAAGTGGCGCAAAAGCATGCGAGAGCTTCTTGCAATCGAGTTTATAACGTGTCCCGCCTAATATAGCCGTGTAACCACGGCCGATGATTACGTTCAAGTTTTGTGTCCCTCTCGGGCAATTTTTTCATGAGAAAAACTCATAAAATGCCACGGTTAAAACTCGGAGGATCTAATAACGAAGATATTAAcagttcagaaatatattaagagTGCGAAGAAGATTATAGTTGTTACGATACTCTAATACTCTTTATAATTAGATAGCAATTATTACGTTCAGGATGAATTTAAAGGCTTTTTTAATCAAgcattaaattgtatatcataatatatacttataatagtTGAAATTTTATCCAATTCAGTATTTTATATGATACAAATGAAATCAGAAAAAGTCAGAATAGAAAGAGCACAAAAAGATGAACAAATGAATGATACAGAACAAGATGATAAAATGAATGAATCAAAACAAGATAAAGATAATGAATGAGCAGGAATTATCGCACTTTGGAAATATATTTGGTCTCCTCTTTGTTTACGCACTCTTGTTACTCTCCCCGCAATGTAATTTCATCCTATGAAAGTCGCAGAACTTCTACAAGCGACGCGGTTGCAAGGCCAAACAGTGACCTATGCTTAAGGCCATGTTACATTTACGAGACTTTATGTTACCAAACTTATGTGGCTCGTTTTAGTGAGTGTAAACGGAGTTACGGCGAAACCGCAACCAGTTCAACTATTGTCGGCTTTATTTTCGCTCGTCTCTTTAATTGCACGTCTGATATTTTGTTCCCGCGAATCGTTATATATGAGTTTtgtatcatttatataaactgtttatagtttttttttaaggacgaataaaatattgcaataaacTAACAATTTTCCTACGTTGGAGATTACGATAAGTATCTTTGCTAAACCCATGTACCTTCCTAATACTTCcatactttttcataatttttgagtGATCAATTTTGGCGCAGATAACGCCAAATAAACAAGTCTTAGGCTGCGTTCCAATATTCACTgcaagtactgaaaatctatagtgtacgttacgtaaactatagattttcagtactgacagtgaatatcggaacgcatgCAGCCTTAGTAGACCGCTATTTacgcaatatttaattacagtttGTGTAATAATCATTTAGAGCATcgcaattttatgatattgactctgtctctctttctctctcttttatgcAACTTTTTGAAAACCTTACTcaacgtataataataatttaataattcacagaaaaaagtaaaattgtagTTGTTTTAGGACCAAAGACGTTGCCAAGATCAGACAAAGATCAGACCattcttaaaatgttccaAAAATTTCAGTTTCCCATAAGGCTTATGAAACGATTCCCAGAGATCGCATCGACACCTGTGATCCACTCGCGTGTCCAACCGTGACTCCATTATCTGTTAAAGAGCCCTCTTCGAACAATTGACTTCGCTCCTCACAATGCTTTTCACTTGAGTTGCCTCGGCACATTTCCGTTTACGACAGCCATACTCGAAAACGGACGATATAATCATAACTTTCGCGTTCTCCGAGAACGGAAACGGCTATACGGCTTTTTTGTAGAATGTATTTGTAATTGAAAACGTTCATTTTTACAAGTCAATAGGAAATTACCGCGTACATTGCGATTTCATGGCGTCCGACAGCCGACGTTCTCTTCTCGGCATAGGAAGATGAACGAGCAATAATTTATACGGGGCCACGATATTACGTTTCGCACCGAAATGCCCGCAGCCTATTGGCCATTGTGCGCATAGAGATACGCGAAACGATAAGGAGGATCTTATACAGAACTGACAACGCGTCTGCAAGGCGGCGGCGAGGACGTAGAGTGAGATTAGGAGGGACGAGGGTGCCCGACGTACCGCTGAGCTAGTGGAAAATAGCGTGACGCCTAGCAGCCGGGGCTTCTTGTCTGGCTTTATTTCAACCGACGACTCCACCCCCGGAATCAGCGAGATGGGAATCGGATCGGAGAGCCGTGAAATAACAGTCCTGCGACgcgaaaacgtttttttttttttttttacaaatccaCTCTCAGCCAACAATTTTCTCGGTTATAacaaatagaatattttgccGAGATTATATCGAATATGCCATGCTGCCACAAGTTgcgtgaaaaatatatcagtCTTTCTCTGTACGAGTCTTTTTAAACCCCCTTTTGAACCTTTAGATCACACAGAATTTTTAGACATTAACTCAAAGAAAAATCCAGTCCAGCATCTTTAGAACCTAGATttcttttatgcaaaatttattgtGGTTTCctacatatatcaaattacatatatgttctagaaaaaaaaaccttttacGAATCTGTTATTGCACTCTAACAGAATTTGTCAGACAGATGaatgaaagaaagaagtaaGCTTGTCCAGTACTAATCGCCGACGGAATTTTAAGGTCGTTCGACACGCTACACGTTTCAAGCACCTGAATTGAAGCGGAACAGTGTGAATAATCAAAGAGATTCGCGTGCAAAATACCAACAGTTCATCGAATCCGTGCACTACGGCACGCACGTTCATGAATTCAAGAGAGGCAAGCCGGGATTGTATCGCATGCACACGTTACTACGAATATCAATGCGACCATGCGACGTTTGtctatgtgtgtatgtgtgtgtgtgtgtgtgtgtaacgttttcattaaaacttacTACTGTTATTAGTAACTATACTATAACTATGGAGCAAGATATTACCGCAAACAGAGGGACTGCCGTAAAAATAAgtagagaaaaaggaaaaagaataatagATAAGTAAACAGAAAAAGGAAAtgatagaaatagaaaaggcacaaaggtaaaaaaagtaaaaagagataaagactCACATCCACGAGTAGAtgacacatatatatgcatatatctTGCTCTTTGAGAGCAAGAATGCGGATGAAATATTCAAACGTAAAATTAGACAATGACACTTTTTcatgtgcatatatatatgtatatatatatcgcaaatttaatttgtctaattttacattttaatattttattatcgagaATAAAATCTGATTGTTTTACTCAAGTATCTGTTCTTTCATGAAGAGCGGCCTTAATAAGAATGTATCGTCATCAAGTTTTAAGTAAACGAGTCAATCAGCCACGCCTGACGAACCAAGAATAATGACATAACACAGATAATAGCCAATAACGTTGTCTTCAtctttctaattgtaagtcaaTAACCTCATAAACTAAAGAAATATGTTATGAATCacataaattctataaaagaAAGTTGAGGTATTTCAAGGGATAccgaataaaaattcttcaataaattcttctttaaatttttagtgtattaatattctattaaataatttactaatatttatttgactatagataaatacatatcgcattgtaataaattgataaatagaATTTAGATGGAATTTAGACAATCTTTTTGCatagtaaaagtatatttctaATCATCGTCCTattcaaaatttgtttattaaattgttaaattaattttaattaaattggtaaaaaatgtatagatataacatatatatttatatcaattttatatattattttgtattaacatttttaaatactacAACTATTTCTATAGAAAATGATTTCTaccaaattacattttataaaacataaaaagcTATTTAATTACACAATTACATATGACGTGATAGCCAAATTGGGTTTGCTAGAAAATCTATCTAAAGTGTAATTTAGAGTTGATAAGAAGTCTTTAGTCCCAGAGTATAATCGACGCGAAAATGTATCGCTTACGAACTTCCCACGGTACTTCCTATCGCAACGTGCATCATAAATGTCAATTAGCGCCACAATACCTCGCAAACGTGAGAACAACGCCAATTTACTTGCTTTCATGCACCACACGTCATTATCTCTACGGTTCTGCGTCAGAGCGTTTTCAGATTCTCCTAATTATAAAGTAACTACTGAATGTTTGACGAATATACGACTACTATTTCGGgcgaagaatttattttactgatgatataacaatatttggTAATAGCAGTCTTTATTCAATttcaaaaagattatattgACAGTATGATTTCAAATGCAAGcctataaatacataatagaAATGACATTTTCCAAAAACTCAATTCtcgtttgatatattttcaatatttcgaACGGTTTTAGTTTATACAAaacttgttatattttttaattcaattttgaagCCAATTCTGTACTCACATATTTGATCCCTATGCTATTCTCGTGAGTTGAAAAGCAAAATTTGGTCCAAATGTAGAAATGTCAACCTTTTCGTCTGGCTAATTAGTGAGGAACCTAGCACGAATTATGCGGATATTTCAATGGCGATGAAAGCTTTGATTATGCATGATATGGTTGTCTGTGTCTCATTTTTAGCTGGATTAACATTCAGACTAGAACATTAGCATTTATAGAATACGTGTAGGTACCATCGCCTTTATTctgctataaaatttttatacgacacttataaaaattgcatttgcaTCAGAATCCGTAGGGTAAACTCGGTTAGGAtggccatacaggaaagatggTTAACTCATgttcattcgatgtttcatgACGAGCTAGACTGagttacccgagtttaccctatatGTCTGAATTATCAGACTGTATAtatcttacatatttttttagaaagaatatGTTTTATGTGACAACACGGAAATTACTTCCTCAAGcgtaagttttatttcttacatacaagtatgtttttttttattattagcatcGATTGCATTTACTGCActcatttaaattttgcaagcTACGTAATACACATatcataatctttttataattcgCTACGACGTTTTTAAGAACACGAAACTTTATCATATCGTGTacaatgcatttaaaaatatgcagCAATATTTATGTACAAATGTCATAAACATGACAATGAAGGgattatatgaataaatcaATTTCCAGGTTGTTGTTTATCATTGCACACTCGAAGGTGTCTAAACTATAACAGTTTCTGTGCAAAAGAAGGAAGAGACTATAGAACTACTTTAATCACCAAATGGTCAATCGTTTATCAATCTAGCGTGTCATGAGGGTgaatgtataatgtaattatgacCGGAACATATACAACAACGCCTCTGACTATCATCCACGTGGAATCACGCTCACGCAAATGCGACTGTCGCGATGCGTATCTTGATGCATCGACATTCGCTCTAAATGTGTTTCGCGTACGTAACGATGATACTAGAGAGAGGTCTAATTATGTGTAATTCTTGAAAACCCGAAAAatgtgaatataaaaatagaaaaaaaaagagatttttatattcttctctGACACATGATGCACAACTAACGATCGCTTCTTCCCATTTTTGCGGCTGCTAATACCACCAAGCTTCCGCTTAGATTTATGCCACAGATCTGTTATCTCATTGATgacaatttaacaaaattatcacCGATGAGTGATCCGTTATGATCTATtacatattaagaaatatcactat
Coding sequences:
- the LOC139809314 gene encoding uncharacterized protein isoform X1, translated to MDFAGSRYYRINQILLTCLGLWPYYTQRTKYVYCIFVFLLLLSSIFFQLSSFITNKYSVDLLLNGFSTIGLAIYCTLKYFTTYINGSKLKELMEQVRNDWNSLKEEEELKIIHNRANVGRSCIIALLIWLYSTFFLLVLILISPNILNIVMPLNESRQSWQLPTTMEFFIDREKYIELLTLYLFVTAFIGLSTMISKEMFLLMYVQHTCAMFQITSYRIERTVNKNHTKSLISAEKFNSHKSIVEAIDSHQNVINAYVMDICLRVNIFFSKNSNSYYYVIILRFVDSLKSTFSVTHLFAISIGVASLSINLYLFCESIMAKDIGSTSMLFLYVATHFGYMFFFNYIGQLVIDHSNDVFKKICNTRWYAAPLNTQKCLMMITHRSMKTSTLMVCLGLFLPSLEGFTTLVSSSLSYFMVIYSVRR
- the LOC139809314 gene encoding uncharacterized protein isoform X2 is translated as MDFAGSRYYRINQILLTCLGLWPYYTQRTKYVYCIFVFLLLLSSIFFQLSSFITNKYSVDLLLNGFSTIGLAIYCTLKYFTTYINGSKLKELMEQVRNDWNSLKEEEELKIIHNRANVGRSCIIALLIWLYSTFFLLVLILISPNILNIVMPLNESRQSWQLPTTMEFFIDREKYIELLTLYLFVTAFIGLSTMISKEMFLLMYVQHTCAMFQITSYRIERTVNKNHTKSLISAEKFNSHKSIVEAIDSHQNVINAYVMDICLRVNIFFSKNSNSYYYVIILRFVDSLKSTFSVTHLFAISIGVASLSINLYLMQHSMVRGSIEHAKMSHDDNAPKYEDFHIDGLPWPVLAVFGRFHYGKTSNLRIGNLTNFIFLYALLQLVSSSLSYFMVIYSVRR
- the LOC139809314 gene encoding uncharacterized protein isoform X4, producing MDFAGSRYYRINQILLTCLGLWPYYTQRTKYVYCIFVFLLLLSSIFFQLSSFITNKYSVDLLLNGFSTIGLAIYCTLKYFTTYINGSKLKELMEQVRNDWNSLKEEEELKIIHNRANVGRSCIIALLIWLYSTFFLLVLILISPNILNIVMPLNESRQSWQLPTTMEFFIDREKYIELLTLYLFVTAFIGLSTMISKEMFLLMYVQHTCAMFQITSYRIERTVNKNHTKSLISAEKFNSHKSIVEAIDSHQNVINAYVMDICLRVNIFFSKNSNSYYYVIILRFVDSLKSTFSVTHLFAISIGVASLSINLYLMQHSMVRGSIEHAKMSHDDNAPKYEDFHIDGLPWPVLAVFGRFHYARQLVVIILYGNLFCAPIAITGCK
- the LOC139809314 gene encoding uncharacterized protein isoform X3, whose translation is MDFAGSRYYRINQILLTCLGLWPYYTQRTKYVYCIFVFLLLLSSIFFQLSSFITNKYSVDLLLNGFSTIGLAIYCTLKYFTTYINGSKLKELMEQVRNDWNSLKEEEELKIIHNRANVGRSCIIALLIWLYSTFFLLVLILISPNILNIVMPLNESRQSWQLPTTMEFFIDREKYIELLTLYLFVTAFIGLSTMISKEMFLLMYVQHTCAMFQITSYRIERTVNKNHTKSLISAEKFNSHKSIVEAIDSHQNVIKFVDSLKSTFSVTHLFAISIGVASLSINLYLFCESIMAKDIGSTSMLFLYVATHFGYMFFFNYIGQLVIDHSNDVFKKICNTRWYAAPLNTQKCLMMITHRSMKTSTLMVCLGLFLPSLEGFTTLVSSSLSYFMVIYSVRR
- the LOC139809314 gene encoding uncharacterized protein isoform X5, which produces MDFAGSRYYRINQILLTCLGLWPYYTQRTKYVYCIFVFLLLLSSIFFQLSSFITNKYSVDLLLNGFSTIGLAIYCTLKYFTTYINGSKLKELMEQVRNDWNSLKEEEELKIIHNRANVGRSCIIALLIWLYSTFFLLVLILISPNILNIVMPLNESRQSWQLPTTMEFFIDREKYIELLTLYLFVTAFIGLSTMISKEMFLLMYVQHTCAMFQITSYRIERTVNKNHTKSLISAEKFNSHKSIVEAIDSHQNVIKFVDSLKSTFSVTHLFAISIGVASLSINLYLMQHSMVRGSIEHAKMSHDDNAPKYEDFHIDGLPWPVLAVFGRFHYGKTSNLRIGNLTNFIFLYALLQLVSSSLSYFMVIYSVRR
- the LOC139809314 gene encoding uncharacterized protein isoform X6, whose amino-acid sequence is MEQVRNDWNSLKEEEELKIIHNRANVGRSCIIALLIWLYSTFFLLVLILISPNILNIVMPLNESRQSWQLPTTMEFFIDREKYIELLTLYLFVTAFIGLSTMISKEMFLLMYVQHTCAMFQITSYRIERTVNKNHTKSLISAEKFNSHKSIVEAIDSHQNVINAYVMDICLRVNIFFSKNSNSYYYVIILRFVDSLKSTFSVTHLFAISIGVASLSINLYLFCESIMAKDIGSTSMLFLYVATHFGYMFFFNYIGQLVIDHSNDVFKKICNTRWYAAPLNTQKCLMMITHRSMKTSTLMVCLGLFLPSLEGFTTLVSSSLSYFMVIYSVRR